In Nitrospira sp. CR1.1, the following are encoded in one genomic region:
- a CDS encoding transposase, which yields MVTLSWEVPIRQSKFTETQIVSILKEADACRPVNEIWRYYGISSATSDKWKAKDGGRKLLM from the coding sequence ATAGTCACCCTCAGCTGGGAGGTTCCCATTCGCCAGTCGAAGTTCACTGAAACGCAGATTGTCTCCATTCTGAAAGAGGCTGACGCCTGTCGCCCGGTCAATGAGATCTGGCGGTACTACGGCATCAGCTCCGCCACGTCCGACAAGTGGAAAGCCAAGGATGGCGGTCGGAAGCTTCTGATGTGA
- a CDS encoding CHAP domain-containing protein — protein sequence MHSRRSFIRLAVTLPFLLRAPSLGRAADDAQDTLDELQYPSFDLINESRPFGTHAPDKEQYKRAKAIWEGAPKGKAPYDIANYFLSFEKTDAEVITQWPQAASWNPLIVEFFSATNYRAENDLTPWCAAFVNWCLKRSGRQTSGSPKSQSFLNENFFEQTKIPKIGDLAVFTCYEINTTKSVGLGHVAFLAKLPNPTDTQIVCLGGNQTKEKNSRICQTPYALDAVRTKRTINKKRVPVDIKFNTYIRIV from the coding sequence ATGCACTCCCGCCGGTCGTTTATCCGCCTAGCCGTCACATTACCATTCTTGTTGCGTGCGCCATCATTAGGAAGAGCGGCGGATGATGCACAAGATACACTGGACGAGCTTCAGTATCCGTCGTTCGATCTAATTAATGAGTCTAGACCGTTTGGCACGCATGCACCCGACAAGGAGCAATACAAGAGGGCAAAGGCGATCTGGGAGGGTGCCCCTAAAGGCAAAGCACCTTACGACATAGCAAATTACTTTCTGAGCTTTGAGAAAACAGACGCTGAGGTTATAACCCAGTGGCCACAAGCCGCCTCATGGAATCCCTTAATTGTCGAATTTTTTAGTGCTACAAACTATAGGGCCGAAAATGATCTGACTCCGTGGTGTGCAGCTTTTGTGAATTGGTGCTTAAAACGTTCTGGCCGACAGACGAGCGGCAGTCCGAAATCTCAATCATTCCTGAACGAAAACTTCTTCGAACAGACAAAAATACCAAAGATAGGTGATCTTGCAGTATTTACTTGCTATGAGATCAACACCACAAAGTCTGTTGGACTAGGACATGTTGCATTCTTAGCTAAACTACCAAATCCAACCGACACTCAAATTGTATGCCTTGGCGGCAACCAAACCAAAGAAAAGAACTCTAGGATTTGCCAAACACCGTATGCATTAGATGCAGTCAGGACAAAAAGAACGATAAATAAAAAACGCGTCCCTGTAGATATAAAGTTTAATACTTACATTAGGATTGTTTAG